The Candidatus Bathyarchaeota archaeon genome has a segment encoding these proteins:
- a CDS encoding phosphoribosyl-AMP cyclohydrolase, giving the protein MNETKEILDLDDIDFKKGGGLVPVVVQDTKTLKVLSLAYANREALEKTIKTGYAHFFRRSLGRVMKKGETSGHVMRVKEILIDCDRDAILYLVEPSGPACHLGEETCFHNLLKHNEKIGV; this is encoded by the coding sequence TTGAATGAAACCAAAGAGATTTTGGATCTGGATGATATAGACTTTAAGAAAGGAGGGGGTCTAGTTCCAGTTGTTGTACAGGATACCAAAACCCTCAAGGTCTTATCACTTGCATATGCGAACCGTGAAGCTTTAGAGAAGACGATTAAGACCGGGTATGCACACTTCTTTAGACGCTCGCTTGGTAGAGTAATGAAGAAGGGAGAAACATCTGGGCATGTTATGAGAGTTAAGGAAATACTAATCGATTGCGATCGGGATGCCATACTATATCTCGTTGAGCCGTCTGGCCCGGCATGCCACCTGGGTGAGGAGACGTGCTTCCATAATTTGCTTAAGCATAATGAGAAGATAGGAGTCTGA